The stretch of DNA GCAACAGTCGCATGCTGCTGGGCATGGCCGAGCAGGGCGACGCACCGAAAGTCCTGGCGAAGATCGACAAGCGCGGCGTGCCGGTGATGTCGATCCTGGCCTCGGCGGTGGTGACCTTCGTTGCCGTGGTGCTCAACTACCTGATCCCGCAGCACGCCCTGGAGCTGCTGATGTCGCTGGTGGTCGCGACCCTGGTGATCAACTGGGCGATGATCAGCTACTCGCACTTCAAGTTCCGCCAGCACATGAACCGCACGAAACAATCGCCGCTGTTCAAGGCGCTGTGGTACCCCTACGGCAACTACGTCTGCCTGGCGTTCGTGGTGTTCATCCTTGGCATCATGCTGATGATCCCGGGCATCCAGATCTCGGTGTACGCGATTCCGGTGTGGGTCGCCTTCATGTGGGTCTGCTACGGCATCAAGAACAAGCGCAGCGCGCAGCACGCGCTGCAGGTCGCCAGTTCTTCGGCGAAGTAACGCCAGCGCGACAACGACAAACCCGGCCTTGGCCGGGTTTTTTGTGGGCGCCAGGATTGCTTGGCAGCGAGCGGGCGGCGATCCGACTTGCCCGCGATCCGCGAAGCGGCCATCCAGCGGGTTGCCAAAACGGGCGCCATCGCCAACAAGCCTCGCTCCTACGGGAGGCAGTACGATTCGCGGTATCCTGAGCGCCCTGAAAGCGGATGCCTTTTCCATGCTGGTGATTTCCAACAACGTGCATCTGCCGGATGCCGAGATCGAGTTGACCGCCATTCGCGCGCAAGGCGCGGGTGGGCAGAACGTCAACAAGGTCTCCAGCGCGGTGCACCTGCGCTTCGACATTCCGGCCTCGTCGCTGCCGCCGTTCTACAAGGAGCGGCTGCTGGCGCTGCGCGACAGTCGCATTACCAGCGACGGGGTGATCGTCATCAAGGCCCAGCAATACCGGACCCAGGAACAGAACCGCGCCGATGCCCTGGAGCGTCTGGTGGAGCTGATCCTCAGTGCCATCAAGGTGGAGAAGAAGCGCCGGCCGACCAAGCCGACCCTGGGCTCGAAGACCCGGCGCCTGGAGTCCAAGAGCAAGCGCGGCAACATCAAGGCCGGTCGCGGCAAGGTCGACTACTAACGCTCGCCGCGCTCCTCGCGATACTTCGGCGCCAGGCGGTACAGGTAGAGGCTCAGCAGCAAACCGCTGCAGGCGGCGAGGGCGGCGAACAGGAAGATCGAGGCAAAACCGAAACCGGCGGCGATCGCCCCGGCCAGCGGTCCGGTGATTCCCAGCGACAGGTCGATGAACAGCGAGTAGGCACCCACCGCCGCGCCACGGCTGGAGGCGGGAACCAGGTTGACCGCTTCCACCCCCAGCGCCGGGAACACCAGGGAGAAGCCGAAGCCGCTCAACGCCGCGCCGGCCAGCGCCCAATGGGCATCCGGCGCCAGCCACAACAGCAACAGGCCCAGGGTTTCCACCGACAGACAGGCGATTGCCACGCGAAAGCCGCCGAGGCGGTTGATCAGGTTGCCGAACAGCAGGCGCGCGCCGATAAAGCTGGCACCGAACAGGCTCAGGCACAGCACTGCGTTGGACCAGTTCTGCGTGGCGTAATACAGGGTGATGAAGGTGGCGATGGTGCCAAAGCCGATCGAGCCCAGGGCCAGGCCGCAGCCGTGGGGGAATACCCGGCCCAGGACATGGATAAATGGCAAGCGCTCGCCGGCGACGATCGGCGCCGCCAGTTTCGGCCAGGCCAGCGCCAGGCCCAGGAGCGCCAGGAGGATGATGCTCACGCCCATGCTCCACAGCCCCAGGCGATCCACCAGCAACACCCCCAGCGGCGCGCCGACGGCCAGCGCGCCATAGCTGGCGATGCCGTTCCAGGAAATCACCTTGGCGGTGTTCTGCGCGCCGACGCGGCCGATGCCCCAGCCGATG from Pseudomonas chlororaphis subsp. chlororaphis encodes:
- the arfB gene encoding alternative ribosome rescue aminoacyl-tRNA hydrolase ArfB, which gives rise to MLVISNNVHLPDAEIELTAIRAQGAGGQNVNKVSSAVHLRFDIPASSLPPFYKERLLALRDSRITSDGVIVIKAQQYRTQEQNRADALERLVELILSAIKVEKKRRPTKPTLGSKTRRLESKSKRGNIKAGRGKVDY
- a CDS encoding MFS transporter, which gives rise to MPDTQRPLAVTLQVVSIVLFTFIGYLNIGIPLAVLPGYVHSELGFGAVIAGLVISVQYLATLLSRPYAGKIIDNLGSKRAVMYGLAGCGLSGVFMLLSAWLHSLPVLSLASLLVGRLVLGSAESLVGSGSIGWGIGRVGAQNTAKVISWNGIASYGALAVGAPLGVLLVDRLGLWSMGVSIILLALLGLALAWPKLAAPIVAGERLPFIHVLGRVFPHGCGLALGSIGFGTIATFITLYYATQNWSNAVLCLSLFGASFIGARLLFGNLINRLGGFRVAIACLSVETLGLLLLWLAPDAHWALAGAALSGFGFSLVFPALGVEAVNLVPASSRGAAVGAYSLFIDLSLGITGPLAGAIAAGFGFASIFLFAALAACSGLLLSLYLYRLAPKYREERGER